CGCGAAACCCGCGGAGCATGGGAGAACTTCTGTCAGTGGATTACTAGCACCAACAACCGAATCTATATCGGCTGGTTTGGCGTCTTGATGATCCCGACACTCCTAGC
This genomic window from Coleofasciculaceae cyanobacterium contains:
- a CDS encoding photosystem II q(b) protein, whose protein sequence is MTTTLQQRETRGAWENFCQWITSTNNRIYIGWFGVLMIPTLLA